TATTTTTTCCTTGTTGGCCAGCTCAAAGGCCACTTTCATGGAATTGGTAACTACCGTCAGAGGAATATCCGGCAAGATTTTGGCCACATACCAAGCGGTGGAACTAGCATCCAAAATAATGCTGTCGTGAGGTTCGATATAATTGAGGGTAGCCTTGGCCACTTCCTTTTTTTCCTCGACATTGACTACTTCCCGTTCAAAGTAGGGAATCTCTGAGTTACCGCTGATGCTGATCGCCCCGCCATGGCTTCGTTTCAAACGTCCTTCATGTTCCAACTTTTCTAGATCTCGACGGATCGTTTCTTCTGTGACGCCAAAGATTTGGCTTAGTTCGGAAACCCGGACACTTCCCCGTTCATTGACAATTTCCACAATCTTTTCTTGTCTCTCTGCTACAAGCATAGCCATCCTCCCCTTTTAAACCTGGTCATGGATTTAAGTTAGCATTTTGTCATTGCGCGAAATTTGGCGTACGCCTCTGTCCAATGTTCATGATCTTCTGGTTCATATGTGGTGACGGGATAGGAGTGTCTGGACACAAGCCGGGCTTCCTGCAAACTGTTAATCTGTCCCTGAGCCATATATTGAACCAGCAGATTCCCCACTGCTGTCGCTTCTACAGGCCCCGCCCAAACAGGCCGGCCTATGGCATTGGCGGTATATTGGCATAACAACGTGTTCTTGATGCCTCCCCCTACCATGTGTAACCCAGCAAACGACTTGTTGGCCAGTTGTTCCGTCCGTTCCAAAATGAGACGATATTTTAAAGCCAGGCTGGTTAACACACAGTTAATGATCTCTCCCTGTGATTCGGGTACTGGCTGGCCGGTACGCTGACAATACTGTTTGATTTGGTCAGGCATATGGCTCGGTTTTAAGAACATGTGATCATCCGGGTCAATAAAGGAGACGAATGGCTGTGCATCCCGGGCCAGTCTAATCAACTGCTCATAAGACAGATTTGTTCCCTCTTTGGCCCAGACACGCCGACACTCTTCAATGATCCACAACCCCATGATATTTTTAAGCAAACGGTAGGTGTTGTGGATACCGCCCTCATTGGTAAAATTCCAATTTAACGCATGTTCAGTCAAAACGGGCTCTGTTACTTCTGTCCCTAACAAAGACCATGTGCCACAGCTCAGGTAAGCAAAATCCTGATCGGCTGCTGGTACGGCCACCACAGCAGAAGCCGTATCGTGTTCAGCCACAGCCACAAGGGGGATAGCGTTCATACCTAAATCCTGGCTGACTGAAGATCTCAGCTGTCCATTGATTTTGGCCGGTTGGCTCACTTCTCCAAAAATATGGCCTGGCAGGCCCAATGCCTCAATAATGTGCTGATCCCACTGTTTGGAACGGGCATTAAACAGTTGGGTGGTGGTGGCATTGGTAAACTCACTTTGCTTCTCACCGGTTAAAAAAAAGCGTAACAGATCTGGGATCATCAGTAAATGCTCCGCCTGATCAAGAATAGGAGAACCCGCCTTCCGCATAGCATACAAATGGTAAATGGTATTGATTGGCATAAATTGGATTCCGGTCCGGCTAAAAAGTTCTTTTTTACTGATTATCTGGCTTACTTCTTCCATCATCCCTGCCGTCTGCGGGTCACGATAATGGTATGGATTGCCGAGCAGTTCATCATTTTTACCTAAGAGACCGAAATCGATGGCCCATGAATCAATGGCCATGCTGCTGATGTGATCATATCCTGCATATTTACACTTTAACAACCCTAGCTGCAGTTCATGATAGATGCGCAATATATCCCAGTACAAGTGGGAGCCCACTTGTACGGGATCATTAGCAAAACGGTGAATCTCTTTAATATCCAGCCGCTCACCATTAAAACGTCCCACCACCGCTCTGCCGCTTGTGGCCCCCAAATCATAGGCTAAGGTAATCACCAGCTGGCCCCGCCTTTGCCTCTGGAGGCGATTTTTTCGGCATATCCGCTATCCAGATAAGCTTGCATGGGATCGACCGGTACACCCATCTCCTCCCGCACCGCAGCCAAGAGCGGGGTGACATCCTGTTCAAACGCCTGGCGAACGGCATGTTCTGCAGCAAGAACATCCTGCCTTTCTTGGGCCTGGCGGACTTCGTCAAAGTTAATCAGCAAGGCCTTGGCATACTGCGTCTGGACATTCAATACGGAGCGGATCATAGCCGGGATTTTGGGTTCAATATTATGACTTTGGTCGATCATGTAGGCAATGTTCTCAGCGGTTTTCCGCACGGCTGGATCAGCGTCCTGACCAGCGTCCAAAATCTGATAAAAAATGAGAAACAGTTCATACGGATTGATGGTCCCTACAATCAAATCATCATCGGCATACTTTCTGCTGTTAAAGTGAAAGCCACCCAATTTCTTCTCATCAAGCAAATAGGCCACAATGTGCTCTACATTGGTGCCTGGCGCATGATGGCCGGTATCCACCAAAACCTGGGCCTTTTCCCCCAGTTTAAGCGCCATATCGTAGGCCATGCCCCAATCAGCCAGATCGGTATGATAAAAAGCCGGCTCAAAAAATTTATATTCAATTAACATGCGCATGTCAGGAGTTAATGCCTGGTACAGTTCGGCCAACGCTTCCAATATCCAACGTTTCCTGGTGCGGATGTTGACCTGTCCCGGGTAATTGCTGCCGTCGGCAAACCACAGACTAATGGTGTTTGAGCCTACCACTTTGGCTATTTCCACACACTCCAGCAGATGGTTGATGGCCTTTTGTCTGATTTGAGGAATGGAGTTGGTCACGCTGCCGAACATATAGTCATCGTCCTGAAACAGATTGGGGTTAACAGCACCAATGGACAGGCCTTGTGCCTGGGCATGCGCTTTTAATTTTTCATAGTCGTCCACTTTGTCCCAAGGGATATGAATCGCCACTGCCGGACAAAGGCCTGTCAAGCGGTGAACCTGAGCCGCATCATCAATTTTCTCAAACGGGTTACGGGGCACCCCAACCTGCTGGAACACTTTAAACCGAGTTCCCGAATCACCGTACCCCCAAGAAGGCGTTTCAATCTTTAAGGCCTTGAGTTTCTGCTTGACCTGTTCAAGGTCAATGCCTCTGTCCTGCTGCTGTTGTTCAAACAGGGCATAAGCCTTGTCATGCATTTAAAAATCACTCCTCTACTCTCAAAAACTGTATAGATATGCTTTATTACCGGACAAAGGCAGCGGGCACGCCTCCGTCAACGGTCAGCATACATCCGGTTGTTTTAGCCGCTCTATCAGAGGCGAAAAACAGAATGGCTTCAGCCACATCTTCTGGAAAAACATTGACCTTTAGCGTGGTGCGTTCTCTGTAAAATTCATCCAGTTGGTCAGGTTTAATCCCATAGGCAGCGGCCCGTTCTTCACGCCATTTGCTGTTCCAAATAGCTGAGCCTTGCAAGACGGCATCAGGCAGAACGGCATTGACCCGGATACCAAACTCTCCCCCTTCAGCAGCGATGCAGCGGGCCAGATGGACTTCGGCCGCTTTGGCTGCACTGTAGGCAGCGGCATGCTTGCCGGCATAAACCGAGTTTTTGGAGCCGACAAACACCATGCTTCCACCGCTGGATTGCTTCTTCATTATTTTGAAAGCCTCTCTGGCCACCAGGAAGTAACCGGTGTTAAGGACATCCATGTTCAGTTTCCATTCTTCTAGCGTTGTCTCGTCCAATGGACTGGAGGTAGCCAAACCTGCGTTGTTGACCACAATATCCACGCCGCCATAGGTTAAGACTGCCTGTTTGAATGCCCCGGCGACCAGATCTTCCTTGGTCACATCAGTTTTGACACCGATCGCCCGCCCCTCACCGTATGTTTGAATAAGATCTTCTGCTAATTGTTGTGCCCCTTCCTCATTCAGGTCGACAATGACAACATGAGCCCCCTTTTCCACCAGACGGCGGCAGGTGGCGCTGCCAATGCCTCCCGCTCCACCGGTCACTAAGGCAACCTGCCGGGAAAGTTCTTTTTCAGGGGGAGCCAAGCTTAACTTATACAGTTCGAGTGGCCAGTACTCCACATCATAAGATTCCTTTTCATTGAGCGACACAAAACGCCCGAGGGTGGTGGCTCCTCTCATCACGGCAATGGCCCGGTGGTAGAGTGCACCACTCACTTTGGACATAAACCAGTTTTTTCCTGTGTTAATCATGCCCAGGCCAGGAATCAGGATTACACGTGGTGCAGGCTCGGCCATTTGGTCACCTTCGTTTTTATTGCGTTCAAAGTATTGTTGATATTCCTCCTTAAAGCGAGCGATGCCTTCTTTTAATTTGCTGATGAGTGTTTTCGTGTCTTCCTGCCCTGGATGCCAGTCAATATAAAGAGGCACCCGTTTGGTGTGAACGAGATGATCAGGGCAGGCGGCACCCACTTGTGATAGCGCAGGCGCATCATGGCTGTTCACAAACTGCAGCACATTTTCTGCATCATCAAAGGTGACAATCGCCTTTTTCTGGCCACTGACCTCACCGCGGATCACAGGCAGAATCTCAGCCAGTACCGCTCTACGCTCCTCAGTCGGCAACGCTTGGTACTTCGCTCCGCCAAAGAGCCTCTCCTCATCCACCCGGGATTCGATATACCGTTCAGCCTCCTGAATAATGGAAATGGTGTTATGGTAACACTCTTCAGCCGTCTCTCCCCAGGTCACCAGGCCATGTTTTTCCATCAGGACCAATTCCGCCTTGGAGTTATTTTTTACCCCTTCAGCAATCATTTTTGACAGGGTAAACCCGGGACGGACATACGGCACCCAAACAAAGCGGTCACCAAAGATTTCTTCGGCAATGGCTTTGCCATTATCCGCACAGCAAATGCTGATGATTGCGTCAGGATGCGTATGATCCACATGTTTGAAGGGCAGAAAAGCATGCAGCAACGTCTCAATTGAAGCCCGCGGGTGTGTGCTATCAATCATACAATGCGAAAGGTAAGCCACCATCTCTTCATCGGACATCTCGTCCCTCTCCAATAAAGGACGGATATCCTCCAGTCTTAGACCGGTGAAGTTGTTGGCCTTCATGGTAGCCAGGTCAGAACCACTGCCTTTAACCCACATGACTTCAATTTCACGGCGACGGAAATCCAGCTCGGTTGTTTTCATAGAGGTATTCCCTCCGCCCCAGTTAGCCACTGAGCGGTCAATTCCCAGTAAATTGGAACGATAAACCAGCTCTTCCAGGCCTGTTAATCCTGCTGCTTTCTCCTTATCCCACATATTTTTAACCATATGATGACCTCCGACTTTTGTTTGTTTTTATTTGCGATTGTTTACATGTTTTTTATTTTAAATTATTTTGTTTATTTTTGAACATAGATTTGAAAAAAATTTAGCATTTTTATGAAACCCTATTAAAACTTACTGCAAAAAGGGACGGGGAAGCCTGATCAGACCAAGCTTCACCGTCTGTAATAAATGCAGAATTTTTGTGACTCCTCATTATTTATTTATAACGGTCTTCTAATAAACGTCCTTCCACTCATCAATGTTACTTGAATCAAATCTGAATGGGTCACCAAGCATGATCTGGCTGCCATCCCCATCTTCAACAACTTCTTTTTTGCCCAGTCTGCCGGCATCAAATGATTCCCCTGGCTCTCCGGTAATGATCCCCTCTACTAGAGCGTGTGCAGCATAGCCAGAGAGATACCCCACATCGATTGGGTTCCACAAATACATCCATTGGCAAACCCCATTTTCAATGTATTCCGCCATTTCGCTGGGAAGTCCAAGACCGGTCAATTGAACCTTTCCTTGTAAACCTTTATCTGTTAAAACTTTGCCTGCGGCTGCAATTCCAACAGTTGTTGGAGCAATAATCCCCTTCAAATCAGGATAAGATCTTAACAGGGCTTCAGTTTCAGCCACACTTTTATCTCGAAGATCATCCCCATAGGCTATTTTGACCAGTTCAATATTTTCATACTTTGGATCCTCCAGCTCTTTTTTCATCCAATCAATCCACAAATTTTGATTCGTTGCTTGAGAGGTTGCACTAAGAATGGCAATCTGACCTTCTCCACCAATCATTTCATGAATCGCTTCAATTTGAATACGTCCAATACGCTCTGGGTCTGCTTGGTTAACATGAACCATCCGGCTCTGGGTATTGACGGCCGAGTCTAGCGAAAGAACCTTAATACCCCGATCCATTGCTTTCTTAAGGGCAGGCTGAAGGGCATCAGGATCATTGGCCACAACAGCAATCGCATCCACTTGTTGAGCAATGAGCTCCTCAATAATTTGAATTTGAGCCTCTGCTGTCGGTTGGTCAGGAGCTCTTAAGATCGCTTCTCCTCCAAGTTCTTCAATCGCGTTTTTAAATCCCTCCATCTGTTTTTCGCCGTAAGGATTACCAGTGTTTTTAAAAATAATGGCATACTTTTTCTTCTCTTCCCCGGTGCTATCGCCGCCATTTTTAGTGTCCCCCTGGTCGTTAGTATCGGTTGTCGTACCGCATGCGGCTAACAGCCCCAGCATGAGTACAAATGATAGAGTCAATAACAGCCACCTTCTCATTGTGATACCCCCCTTTAATAGATTTGACTTTTTATACAAAGCAGCTTGCGCTGTTTTGTATCTTTTATCAAGCATTTCTCGAAATTAAGCACGGCCCCATCTCAGATTAGTCAGTGATACAGCTATAACGAGTAATAAGCCAATGATAATCAGCTGCGTTTGGGCAGCAACATTGAGGAGTCCCATGCCATAACGCAAGAAACCAACTAAAAAGATAGCAATAATAGGGCCAATCATCCGTCCTTTGCCACCTGCAGTGCTTACACCTCCCAGAACAACCATTGCAATAACTTCAAGCTCGTACATCATGGCAATGTTAGGACGGGTACTCCCCATTTTGGAGGTCAGGAATAATGCAGTCAGAGCAGCCATCAGACCTGTAAGGGTAAATACAATCAATTTGATTTTGTCTACTTGAATACCCGAAAAACGGCTGGCTGTTGGGTTATTTCCTATAGCATAGACATATCTGCCAAATGTTGTTTTATGCAGCAAAAGAGCAAATATAACAGCAAACACGGCGAACACGATAAGAATAAATGGAAGCGGTCCTACATACCCCCATCCCAAAAAACTGAACCATTCCGGGAAGCCGCCTATCGCTTGATCTTCAAGGAGTACGTAAGCAATGCCACGGTATAAAATCATGGTGACCAAGGTGACGATTACGGCCGACAATTCTTTAAATTTAACAATTAGCAACCCGTTAAACAGTCCACATAGTGTACCCACCGCCAAACAAATCAAAATAGCTAAACTCATTGGGACACCCATGCTGTAAAAATAGGCCATCGTCACCGAAGAAACGGCCACTATTGATGCAACAGAAATATCAATATCAGCCAAAATAATGACAAATACCATGGCCAGAACAATAAATGCTTTGTCCAGAAAAGTCATTGTGGCATCCCTTAAATTGTAAATATCTGAGTAACCGGGAGCCAAAAAAGAGAAACTGAGGTTCACGATAATAAAGACGAGTACCAGCATATATTCCCACTGCAAAAAGTGCGTTTTCCAATTAATCTGTTTACTATCCAAGAGCACTCTGGATTGCATGATCTAAATTTTCCTCCTCATCAGGTTGTTTCGTTCTACGCCTCTCTTAACCAAAGCATTTACAAGTACAGCAACCAAAATTATGGCTCCTTGAATCGCCATTTGCCAGAATGGAGAAACATTAAGCAGAGGCAATGCATTGTTTAAAATCCCCAAAAGTAAAGCACCAAGAAGTACACCTGATATTTTTCCTGTTCCCCCGGCTATGCTAACCCCACCCAAAACACATGCAGCGATAACCGTTAATTCATACCCCATTGCAGTATCAGGTTGAGCTGATGCAAATTTAGAGACCCACAACACACCTGACAAACCGGCAAGCCCCCCCATAATGGTATAAACTAGAAACAAAATTTTAGTATTGTTTATTCCACTGACCTTTGCTGATTCAGGATTGCTTCCCACAGCATAAATCTGCCTTCCTGTTCGGGTGTGGTTAACAAAGTAGTAGAAAATGACATAGACCATGATTGCAATGAAAACCAGTGTATTGATGCCAAGGATGCTTCCTGTGGCAATAGATTTGAAACTGGCTGGCATTTCATTGGCACTGACCCACTGACCTCCGCTGATCATAAATGTCAGTCCGCGATAAACGTTCATCATGGCTAATGTAGCAATGATAGGCAATATGCCAGCCTTAGCCACAAGAACACCTAAAACGTTTCCACAAATTATACCCACTAATATACCAAGCAAAATGGCCATAAAGACAGGCAGATCTGGATAAGAACTGACGGTTAACGCGGTGATCATCCCCGATAAGGCCAATGTTGCGCCAACAGACAAATCAATACCCCTGGTTACAATCACGAGCATCATACCAACAGCCAGAATGCTGAGAATAGCCGTGTTGGTTAGCATGTCCCTTAAATTATCCAAAGTCAGAAAACTCGGGTTTCTCAGTTGGATCAAAACAGCAAGTATGACTATAAAACCTAACAAACCAACTTCCCTGTACTTAGCAATACTGATACTGATAGTTGTCCTTTCAAGTATTTTTTCAGCCATTGACGTCCCCCACTTTGACATGTTATACTGCCGTATCCTGCACACCAGTGACCGCGTTTTTTATCATTGCGGCTTCTAAAATGGTTTCTTGGGAGGCATCTTGTGCCTTAAGTGTAGCGGTCACCCTGCCCTCACGCATAACCACAATACGATCACTCATCCCGATCACTTCCGGCATTTCTGAAGAAACAAGAATAATCCCGTAACCTTGGGCTGCCAGATCACTGATGATCTCATATATGGCTGATTTAGCACCAACGTCGACACCCTTGGTTGGTTCATCAAGAATAATAATATCCAAGTCAGCAGCCAACAGTTTGGCAAAAACGACTTTTTGCTGGTTTCCCCCTGATAAAGAACTGACTTTATCAAAGATACTATTAGCTTTAACCTGAAGTTTTTCACTAAGTTTTTTTGGCTACACTGGACTCACTTTTATCCTTTAACCACCCATGTTTAGAAAATTTCCCCAATGTAGATAAAGTAATGTTTTTATCTAAACCCCAGTCAAGTATCAAACCTTGTTGCTGTCTGTCTTCTGGTAAATAACCAATTCCAAAACCCATGGCCTGCAGCGGATTGGTGATTTGAATCCTTTTTCCTCTCAAATAGATGGCTCCCCGATCATAAGGGGTAAGGCCAGCAATAGCTTGACAAACTTCACTTCGCCCTGCGCCAACAAGTCCCGTAATACCCAAAATTTCACCCTGATGCAGTGTAAAAGTTACATCTGCAAAAAAACCTGTCTTACCAAGACCTTTCACCCGCAAAAGCTCTTCTCCTATTTTGTTTTCCTTTTTAGGGTAAAGTTGAGTGACTTCCCGCCCTACCATGGCAACGATCAACTCTTCCTTAGTAATATCATTAACGCCCCACGACCCAATATATTTCCCATCCCTTAAGACAGTCACTTGACTGGCCAGCCTGTACATATCTTCAAATCTATGGGTGATAAAAATCACAGATACTCCTTTATCTCTCATCTGTTCTGTAATCCGGTACAACTCTTCACTTTCTCTTGCTGACAGCGCTGCTGTCGGTTCATCCATAATCATAATCTTGGCCTCTGTAGAGAGTGCTTTGGCAATCTCCACAATTTGTTGCTGGGCAACACTTAACCCGCTCATTTGTGTTTTGGGGTCAATATCAGTTCCCAGTTCACGTAACAATTCTCTTGCCTTTTCATGCATTTCTTTCCACAGCAATCGCCCTGTCCATTTGTCAATTCTTTCATGCCCCATAAAAATATTTTCAGTTACAGTCAGGTCTGGAAAGCAGGTCACATGCTGATAAATGGCTGCAATTCCTAATTTTTGCGCATCTTTAGGATTGTTTATCTCCACCTTTGTCCCATTAAAATAGATTTCTCCCTCGTCAGGAGAATGGACTCCAGTAATAATTTTGATAAAAGTGGATTTACCTGCTCCATTCTCCCCCATTAAAGCGTGTATCTCTCCTGGCTTTAGCCGAAAGTGAACATTCTCTAAAGCTTTTACACCTGGGAATGATTTGCTTATTGATTTCAATTCCAGAACATATTCAGACATGACTCGCTACTCCCATCTCCTTATTGTCGTTTTTTACCGGCAAATGGTGACGTATTCCACACCAAGAATCTCGGCCACCTTTTCAAATAATGAGGCATTGTGTCCAATAGACAAGGCACAATGATGAGTCGGTGCCTCAGCAAACCAACGGCTCATATACTCATCCGGATGTAAGGGAAACTTAACGGGTGTTTGAGTGTTTCCGATTCGCATAATCTCGCCATTTGTTGATTCGCCTTGACTAATGATCATTTTCAGCTTTCCCTCTCCGGTTTGGGTGATATTTAAAGTGGTCACCGGTCCTGTTCTTACTTTTGCTTCTACGGAAATTCCACTACCTTGCTTCCCGTGATACAAACCCATGCCCCTTAAAATGGGTTTACCTTGGGAAATGGCAATATGAAAAGGACCATCATGCCCCAACAGTATCGTTTGGTCAATATAGTCAACCACTACAATCTCTGAGTAACTGCCTCCCCGTCCTAAAATATCGCAAATCTTCATGGCCACAGCTGTTTTAAGATCTCCTTCTCCGGAACAAGGAATCCCTTTGGCTGTTAGTAGCGAATGCCCCAAGATAAATCCAGCCTGCAACTTCTCATATTCACTGCCGGGAGAACCATGGTAGTAATAAGTAAGGGAATCTAAATCATACGCTTTAACCAGTTTTTCCTGAGCGACTGCAACCGTACAGGACCACTCCATTTGTTCATCAGTTGGTTTTCTGGCAATGGGGTCGGCTGGAGAATCCCCGCTGATTTCAAACATAGTCTTAACCTCTTCCATTTTGTTTCGTACTTCAGTAGGTGTCACTTCATCCACGAACTTGGCCAAATCACACATCTCCAAAATTTCAACATGCAATCCTGTTTGAGCTTGTATCATCGTAAAATCGCTGTACATATCTAACATCCCGTTATAGGTATTACCTAAAAATCCAAATCGGCTGTGTTGCAATGTACGTGCAACGCCTGCACTAAGTATCCATTCTTCAATTTCTTTCCATGCCCGGATAGCTTCAGGGCGTTCATGAGTCGTCTCATTGGTAAGGGAGATGGAAGGGGTATAGTCCAAACCAAGCAAACCATTAATGACACGGAAAGGAATACCCGCCCGATTGAAGGCGTTAGATAACTCAGAAACAGGACAAGCACCGCAATGTGCCAACCACTCTCCTGTGGTTGTTTGAGCATAATTAATTCTTTCAGTAGGCTGTAGATTAAGAATGATAACAGGTTTCTGACAAATTTGATGAACCGGTAACACAGCTGCGCTGGTGGAATAGGTGGCTGAATGACAAAAGATAATATCTACACTATTTTTGTTAAACCACTCTCCTGCTTCCCGAGCTTTACCTTCAGTGTCAACAAGACCAAAATTATAAACCTCTCCAAATGTTTGCATTTTATTCTCGATAAATTGCCCGTACTCTAGCAATCTTTCCCTTAAGC
This Caldalkalibacillus uzonensis DNA region includes the following protein-coding sequences:
- a CDS encoding DeoR/GlpR family DNA-binding transcription regulator, which produces MLVAERQEKIVEIVNERGSVRVSELSQIFGVTEETIRRDLEKLEHEGRLKRSHGGAISISGNSEIPYFEREVVNVEEKKEVAKATLNYIEPHDSIILDASSTAWYVAKILPDIPLTVVTNSMKVAFELANKEKIAVISTGGNLTPASLSFIGPLAERSLELYHVNKAFISCHGLHPKWGISESNELQALVKRKMIDIADRVYLLADYSKFGVQAFTLLCDLDKIEMIITDSKTDQALIQQFEDVSVQVTRAKEVYRKQEGE
- a CDS encoding rhamnulokinase, which produces MITLAYDLGATSGRAVVGRFNGERLDIKEIHRFANDPVQVGSHLYWDILRIYHELQLGLLKCKYAGYDHISSMAIDSWAIDFGLLGKNDELLGNPYHYRDPQTAGMMEEVSQIISKKELFSRTGIQFMPINTIYHLYAMRKAGSPILDQAEHLLMIPDLLRFFLTGEKQSEFTNATTTQLFNARSKQWDQHIIEALGLPGHIFGEVSQPAKINGQLRSSVSQDLGMNAIPLVAVAEHDTASAVVAVPAADQDFAYLSCGTWSLLGTEVTEPVLTEHALNWNFTNEGGIHNTYRLLKNIMGLWIIEECRRVWAKEGTNLSYEQLIRLARDAQPFVSFIDPDDHMFLKPSHMPDQIKQYCQRTGQPVPESQGEIINCVLTSLALKYRLILERTEQLANKSFAGLHMVGGGIKNTLLCQYTANAIGRPVWAGPVEATAVGNLLVQYMAQGQINSLQEARLVSRHSYPVTTYEPEDHEHWTEAYAKFRAMTKC
- the rhaI gene encoding L-rhamnose isomerase, with translation MHDKAYALFEQQQQDRGIDLEQVKQKLKALKIETPSWGYGDSGTRFKVFQQVGVPRNPFEKIDDAAQVHRLTGLCPAVAIHIPWDKVDDYEKLKAHAQAQGLSIGAVNPNLFQDDDYMFGSVTNSIPQIRQKAINHLLECVEIAKVVGSNTISLWFADGSNYPGQVNIRTRKRWILEALAELYQALTPDMRMLIEYKFFEPAFYHTDLADWGMAYDMALKLGEKAQVLVDTGHHAPGTNVEHIVAYLLDEKKLGGFHFNSRKYADDDLIVGTINPYELFLIFYQILDAGQDADPAVRKTAENIAYMIDQSHNIEPKIPAMIRSVLNVQTQYAKALLINFDEVRQAQERQDVLAAEHAVRQAFEQDVTPLLAAVREEMGVPVDPMQAYLDSGYAEKIASRGKGGASW
- a CDS encoding bifunctional aldolase/short-chain dehydrogenase, with protein sequence MVKNMWDKEKAAGLTGLEELVYRSNLLGIDRSVANWGGGNTSMKTTELDFRRREIEVMWVKGSGSDLATMKANNFTGLRLEDIRPLLERDEMSDEEMVAYLSHCMIDSTHPRASIETLLHAFLPFKHVDHTHPDAIISICCADNGKAIAEEIFGDRFVWVPYVRPGFTLSKMIAEGVKNNSKAELVLMEKHGLVTWGETAEECYHNTISIIQEAERYIESRVDEERLFGGAKYQALPTEERRAVLAEILPVIRGEVSGQKKAIVTFDDAENVLQFVNSHDAPALSQVGAACPDHLVHTKRVPLYIDWHPGQEDTKTLISKLKEGIARFKEEYQQYFERNKNEGDQMAEPAPRVILIPGLGMINTGKNWFMSKVSGALYHRAIAVMRGATTLGRFVSLNEKESYDVEYWPLELYKLSLAPPEKELSRQVALVTGGAGGIGSATCRRLVEKGAHVVIVDLNEEGAQQLAEDLIQTYGEGRAIGVKTDVTKEDLVAGAFKQAVLTYGGVDIVVNNAGLATSSPLDETTLEEWKLNMDVLNTGYFLVAREAFKIMKKQSSGGSMVFVGSKNSVYAGKHAAAYSAAKAAEVHLARCIAAEGGEFGIRVNAVLPDAVLQGSAIWNSKWREERAAAYGIKPDQLDEFYRERTTLKVNVFPEDVAEAILFFASDRAAKTTGCMLTVDGGVPAAFVR
- the rhaS gene encoding rhamnose ABC transporter substrate-binding protein, translated to MRRWLLLTLSFVLMLGLLAACGTTTDTNDQGDTKNGGDSTGEEKKKYAIIFKNTGNPYGEKQMEGFKNAIEELGGEAILRAPDQPTAEAQIQIIEELIAQQVDAIAVVANDPDALQPALKKAMDRGIKVLSLDSAVNTQSRMVHVNQADPERIGRIQIEAIHEMIGGEGQIAILSATSQATNQNLWIDWMKKELEDPKYENIELVKIAYGDDLRDKSVAETEALLRSYPDLKGIIAPTTVGIAAAGKVLTDKGLQGKVQLTGLGLPSEMAEYIENGVCQWMYLWNPIDVGYLSGYAAHALVEGIITGEPGESFDAGRLGKKEVVEDGDGSQIMLGDPFRFDSSNIDEWKDVY
- a CDS encoding ABC transporter permease; amino-acid sequence: MQSRVLLDSKQINWKTHFLQWEYMLVLVFIIVNLSFSFLAPGYSDIYNLRDATMTFLDKAFIVLAMVFVIILADIDISVASIVAVSSVTMAYFYSMGVPMSLAILICLAVGTLCGLFNGLLIVKFKELSAVIVTLVTMILYRGIAYVLLEDQAIGGFPEWFSFLGWGYVGPLPFILIVFAVFAVIFALLLHKTTFGRYVYAIGNNPTASRFSGIQVDKIKLIVFTLTGLMAALTALFLTSKMGSTRPNIAMMYELEVIAMVVLGGVSTAGGKGRMIGPIIAIFLVGFLRYGMGLLNVAAQTQLIIIGLLLVIAVSLTNLRWGRA
- a CDS encoding ABC transporter permease: MAEKILERTTISISIAKYREVGLLGFIVILAVLIQLRNPSFLTLDNLRDMLTNTAILSILAVGMMLVIVTRGIDLSVGATLALSGMITALTVSSYPDLPVFMAILLGILVGIICGNVLGVLVAKAGILPIIATLAMMNVYRGLTFMISGGQWVSANEMPASFKSIATGSILGINTLVFIAIMVYVIFYYFVNHTRTGRQIYAVGSNPESAKVSGINNTKILFLVYTIMGGLAGLSGVLWVSKFASAQPDTAMGYELTVIAACVLGGVSIAGGTGKISGVLLGALLLGILNNALPLLNVSPFWQMAIQGAIILVAVLVNALVKRGVERNNLMRRKI
- a CDS encoding sugar ABC transporter ATP-binding protein codes for the protein MSEYVLELKSISKSFPGVKALENVHFRLKPGEIHALMGENGAGKSTFIKIITGVHSPDEGEIYFNGTKVEINNPKDAQKLGIAAIYQHVTCFPDLTVTENIFMGHERIDKWTGRLLWKEMHEKARELLRELGTDIDPKTQMSGLSVAQQQIVEIAKALSTEAKIMIMDEPTAALSARESEELYRITEQMRDKGVSVIFITHRFEDMYRLASQVTVLRDGKYIGSWGVNDITKEELIVAMVGREVTQLYPKKENKIGEELLRVKGLGKTGFFADVTFTLHQGEILGITGLVGAGRSEVCQAIAGLTPYDRGAIYLRGKRIQITNPLQAMGFGIGYLPEDRQQQGLILDWGLDKNITLSTLGKFSKHGWLKDKSESSVAKKT
- a CDS encoding L-fucose/L-arabinose isomerase family protein, with product MFDPIKPAKKARVGLYSIGLEAYWNQFEGLRERLLEYGQFIENKMQTFGEVYNFGLVDTEGKAREAGEWFNKNSVDIIFCHSATYSTSAAVLPVHQICQKPVIILNLQPTERINYAQTTTGEWLAHCGACPVSELSNAFNRAGIPFRVINGLLGLDYTPSISLTNETTHERPEAIRAWKEIEEWILSAGVARTLQHSRFGFLGNTYNGMLDMYSDFTMIQAQTGLHVEILEMCDLAKFVDEVTPTEVRNKMEEVKTMFEISGDSPADPIARKPTDEQMEWSCTVAVAQEKLVKAYDLDSLTYYYHGSPGSEYEKLQAGFILGHSLLTAKGIPCSGEGDLKTAVAMKICDILGRGGSYSEIVVVDYIDQTILLGHDGPFHIAISQGKPILRGMGLYHGKQGSGISVEAKVRTGPVTTLNITQTGEGKLKMIISQGESTNGEIMRIGNTQTPVKFPLHPDEYMSRWFAEAPTHHCALSIGHNASLFEKVAEILGVEYVTICR